DNA from Mycobacterium bourgelatii:
ATCGGGATCGGGCTGACCGGAAACAACCTGACCGGGTTCGGCGACTTCAATTCCGGTAGCGGCAATATCGGGTTGTTCAACTCGGGTACCAACAATGTCGGGTTCTTCAACTCCGGCACCGGGAACTCTGGCTTGTTCAATTCGGGGAGCAACAACACCGGTATCGCCAATTCGGGGATCGGCAACATCGGTGTTCTAGCCACCGGCACAAGCGTTGGGCCGCTGCTCCCGCTCCCGACAATCGACTTCCCGCAATACATTCCGCTCGGGGGACTTTCAGAAATCCCCATCAACCTCCACGTGATCGGCACCCTAGGTCCCATCCACCTCGAACCCATCCCCATCCCCGAGTTCAACGTGGAAATCACCGGAGCCTTCATCGGCGTGCGCGAATTCACCCTCCCACAGATCACGGTTCCCGCTGTCCCGGTTCACGTGACGGGATTCGTCGATCTGGAGGGTTTCAGCGTCTCCGCGACGCCGCTCATGTCAGCGCTGAGCGTCAGTGCAGACTTTTACGCGAACCCGTTTGCCCTACCAAGTCCGTTCCTCACGCTGGCCAACTACGGCCCACCGCTAGGCCCGCCCGGAGCGAGATTCCCGCACGGACCGTTCTACCTGAGCATCAGCGACCTCAAGGTCAACGGACCCGTCATCGGCAGCGGTACCAACCCTGGGATCGCCGGCCCGATCAACATCGGTTTCGATCTGACCACAACGCCGTTGACCTTGTTCCCCAACGGATTCAGCATCGGCGACCAAAGGCCGGTGACCGTCAACTTGACCGGAGGCCTGGACAGCTTCACGTTGTTCCCGGGCGGCTTGCAGTTCCCCGAGAACCCGATTGTCAGCCTCACCGACTTCACCGCCGGCACGCGGGCTTTCACCCTGTTCCCGCAGGGCTTCACGATCGACCCCATCCCGGTGGACCTGCAGGTCAGCATGGGTATCGGCCCCATACCTCTGCAATGGGGCTACTTCCCGCCAACGCCGGCCAACGGCCCCATTCCGGCGGTCCCCGGCGGGTTCGGCATCACCAGTGGGCTGTTCCCGTTCCACTTGGCCATGACCGGCGGCATCGGCCCTGTCAGCTTCCCGACCACCACCGTCTTGGACGCGTTGACGCCCCTGCTCACCGTCACGGGAAACCTCGAGGTCGGCCCCTTCACGATCCCGGAAGTTCCCATCCCGGCCATCAATTTCGGCCTCAACGGCGTTGTCGACGTCGGACTCACCGCGCCCGAAACCATTCTTCTTTCCGGCCTGGGCATCACGGGAAGTTTCGACATCCCGTCAATTCAGATTCAAGCCATTTCCACTCAGCCGTTCAAGATGTACATGGGGATCAGCGACACCCTGCTGCTGTTTGACTTCAGAGACGGCGTCGCGATGCAGCCCGTGGTAATTCCATTGAGCGGTGACACGTTCAGCATGCCGCCCCTCAGCATCGAGCTGCCGGTCATCAAGGAATCCATTCCGCTGAATCTGTCTTTCGGTTCGCCGGCATCCATCGTGGAGAAGACGGTTCTCCATATGTCGGAGCTTCTTAACTTCTCCGTGGACATCAAAGAACCCGTGATCATTCCGGCGACCACCCTCCTGTTCGAAAACAGCCCGATAATTCCGCTGAATTTCGACCTCACCACCGCTGTCGGCCCCCTCAACATCGGGATCATCTCGCTGCCGGGGTCTGACAGCGAGGGCAGCACCGGCGGCCCGGCGTTTGACCCATTCGGCGCTTTGAGTGCACTGCTGTTGGGAGGTTTGAGCGCCCCGGGCGTGGGGCTGGGCATCTTGAGCCTGTTCGACGGGAGCATCGGAGACGCCCTGATCTCGGGCCTCAGCTCGGCCGTCGGGATCGTCGGCCCCAATTTGGGCCTGAGCGACCTGGGTGGCGGGAACGTCGGATTCGGCAACATCGGCGACTTCAACCTGGGCGCCGCCAACGTCGGCAACTTCAACTTCGGCGGCGGCAACATCGGCGACAACAACTTCGGCTTCGGCAACCTCGGTTTGGGCAACATCGGGATCGCCAACTCGGGTTCGGGTGCCGGGGCCTTCGGCGTCAACAATTTCGGATTCGCCAATATCGGCAGTGACAACTACGGCCTGGCGAACATCGGCGTCGGCAACATCGGGTTCGCCAACACCGGCAGTGGGAACGTCGGCATCGGATTGAACGGCGACAACCTGACCGGGTTCGGTGCCTTCAACACGGGCAGCGGCAACATCGGGTTGTTCAACTCGGGCACCAACAATGTCGGGTTCTTCAACTCCGGCACCGGCAACTTCGGCCTGTTCAACTCGGGCAGCTACAACACCGGCATCGGCAACTCGGGCATCGCCAGCACCGGCCTGTTCAACGCCGGCGGCTTCAACACGGGCCTGGCCAACCCGGGCAGCTACAACACGGGCAGCTTCAACGCGGGTAACGCCAACACCGGCGGTTTCAACCCCGGCAACACCAACACGGGCTGGTTGAACACCGGCGACACCAATACGGGGTTGGCCAACTCCGGCAACGTCAACACCGGACTACTCATCTCGGGGAACTACAGCAACGGCGCCTTCTGGACGGGCGATTACCAGGGCTTGGCCGGTTTCTACTACGACATCGGCAACTTGGCTCCGGAAACATACCTCGTGTACATCCGCGAAACCCTGAATCTCGGACCCATCCACATCGACCCGATCCCCGTCGACATACCGCCGTTCTTGGACATCGACGAAACCTTCTACTTCGGTCCATTCACCCTGGACCCGATCACCATCGGCCCAATCTCGCTGGATATCCATGAGACGTTCGAGCTTGGCCCGTTGGTCATCTTGCCGCCCATGAACATTCCGGCGACTCTGATCCACGAGGTCTCGACGTCGCCCGGCGGCCCTTCCGCCATACCGCCGCTGACCGTTTCCACCGTTCAGAATGTGTGGCTTTCCACTGTCGACTTCGCCAACGGCAACACCGTGCTCGGCCCATACCAGGGCGGCCTGTTCCCGTTCACCATCAGGTTCGGGGACTCTGGACCGTCATTCTCGGCGCTGAATCTGAGCATCCCGCCCATTGCGATTCCGGGGCTGACTATTCCTTCCCTGCCGCTGCGTCTCGATGTGACCGGCGGGATCCCGGCGATCACCCTGTTCCCCGACGGCCTCACCTTCCCGCAGATTCCGGTGCATGTCGACGCGTTCGCCGGAATCGCGCCTTTCACGATCTTTCCCGACGGCTACACCATCGACCCCCTTCCGCTCGAGCTCAACATCGATCTCCTGCTCGGCCCCATGGCACTCTCGCCGATCCACATTCCGCCTGTTCCGGGGTTCGGGAACACGACCGCCACCCCGTCGTCGGGTTTCTTCAATTCCGGCGCCGGGGGAGTCTCCGGAATCGGCAACTTCGGCTCGAACTTGTCGGGTGGGTGGAACCAGGCCAGCCAGATCGCGCAAGGCACGGTTTCGGGTCTCTTCAACGCCGGCACGTTCGGATCGGGGTTGCTCAACTGGGGCTCGGGCGTGTCGGGCCTGTTCAACACGAGCGGGCTAGATGTCGCGACCTCGGCGGTGTTGTCGGGCTTCGGCAACGTCGGTGCCCAGCTGTCGGGCGTGTTGTCGGGCGACAGCGCGCTCAACCCAGTCAGCCTGGTCTCGGCCGGGTTGGCCAACGTAGGGGCGAGCAATGTCGGCTTCGGCAACGTCGGCGGCTTCAACCTGGGCGCCGCCAACGTCGGCGATTTCAACGTCGGCGGCAGCAACATCGGCGACAACAACTTCGGCTTCGGCAACCTCGGTCTGGGCAACGTCGGGATCGCCAACTCGGGTTCGGGTGCCGGTCCCTTTGGCATCAACAATTTCGGGTTCGCCAATATCGGCGCCGGCAACTTCGGCCTGGCGAACATCGGCGTCGGCAATATCGGGTTCGCCAACACCGGCAGTGGGAACGTCGGCATCGGGCTGACCGGCGACAACCTGACCGGGTTCGGTGCCTTCAATTCGGGCAGCGGCAATATCGGGTTGTTCAACTCCGGTACCAACAATGTCGGGTTCTTCAACTCCGGCACCGGCAACTTCGGCCTGTTCAACTCGGGCAGCTACAACACCGGCATCGGCAATTCGGGCATCGTGAGCACCGGCCTGTTCAACGCCGGCGGCTTCAACACGGGCCTGGCCAACGCGGGCAGCTACAACACGGGCGGCTTCAACGCGGGTAACGCCAACACCGGCGGCTTCAACCCCGGCAATATCAACACGGGCTGGCTGAACACGGGTCACACCAACACCGGGCTGGCCAACTCCGGCAACGTCAACACCGGGGCCCTCATCTCCGGGAACTACAGCAACGGCCTGCTGTGGCGGGGTGAGTACGAGGGCCTGGGTGGTTTCGTGTTGGACCCCGTGGTGCTGCCGCAAACCGACTTCCTGCACCTGTACTTCTCCGGCGGGCTGGGCGACGTTGTTATCCCGGCCATCGACGTTCCCGCGATCCGCGCGGTATTCAACGCCGACGTCGCCGTCGGCAGCTTCACCATCCCGGAAATCCCGATTCCGCGCGTCGACCTGGACGCCATCACGGTCAGCGCCGGCCTCGGCCCGATCTCGCTCCCGCACCTAGCGATCCCGAAGATCCCCGTCACACTGAACTACTCATTCGGCTCGCAACCCGGCGGACCCCTGAGCGTCGGTCCCCTGTCGGGTGGGTTCGAGGTACTTCCCGGCCAGCTTTTCACGCTGACGCTGGGTCCGGTGGTGATAGGTTCCAGCTCGTCGCAAGGGAGCATCGCCGCTTTCCTGGCGAACCTGCCCCTCAGCACCCCCGTGGTCAACATCGACCGGATCCCGCTGCTGGCCTCCATCACCGGCCACTCCGAGCCCATCACCGTATTCCCGGGTGGCCTCACCATCCCAGCGATGAACCCGCTGAACATCGACGTGTCCGGCGGGACCGGCGCCTTCACCATCCCGGAGATCAAGGTCGCCGGAATTCCTTGGTACCTCGAGGCGCACAGCACCATTGGCCCCGCTCGCATCGTCTTCGCCAACATCCCGGCGCTCCCGGGCATCTTGAATACGACGGGCACGCCGTCGTCGGGCTTCTTCAACGGTGGTCCCGGTGGGGTGTCGGGAATCTCGAACGTCGGGACGAACGTTTCGGGCCTGCTCAACCAGGTCCCGGCCGGGTTGCAGGGGATGGCGTCGGGCTTCTTCAACGCCAGCAGCCTGGGATCGGGCTTGTTCAACATCGGCTCGGGCCTGTCGGGCCTGTTCAACACGAGCGCGCTCGATGCGGGGACCTCGGCGGTGATGTCAGGTGTCGGCAACTTCGGTGCCCAGTTGTCGGGAGTGCTTTCGGGCGCCAGCCTGGGGTTGGGCGATGTGGGAGGCGCGAACGCCGGGTTGGGCAATGTCGGCGGGTTCAACCTGGGCGTGGGCAACATCGGCGACTTCAACCTGGGCGCCAGCAATATCGGCGACAACAACTTCGGCTTCGGCAACCTCGGCTGGGGCAACATCGGCATCGCGAACTCCGGTTCGTTGCCGGGCCCGTCGGGCATGCCCAACATCGGCCTCGCCAACGTCGGCCAGAGCAACTTCGGTATTGCCAACATCGGCATAGGCAACATCGGGTTCGCCAACACCGGCAACGGGAACATCGGAATCGGTTTGCACGGTGACAACCTGACCGGAATCGGCGCCCTCAACTCGGGTAGCGGAAATATCGGGCTGTTCAATTCGGGTACCGGCAACATCGGCTTCTTCAACTCCGGTACCGGCAACTTCGGCCTGTTCAACTCGGGCAGCTACAACACCGGCATCGGCAATTCCGGAATCGCCAGCACTGGAGTGTTCAACTCCGGCGGGTTCAACACGGGCCTGGCCAATGCGGGCAACTACAACACCGGCGGGTTCAACGCCGGCGACAGCAACACCGGCGACTTCAACACCGGCATCGCCAATACGGGCTGGTTGAACGCCGGCCACACCAACACCGGACTGGCCAACTCGGGCAACGTCAACACCGGCATCCTGAACAGAGGCAACTACAGCAATGGCTTCTTCTGGTGGGGCGACTACCAGGGCGTGCTCGGGTTCTCCTACAACGAAACCATCATTCCGAAGTTCAACGTCGCGAATGTCCATGCGACCGGCTGGGCCGGGCCGATCCAGATTCCGTCGATCCACATTCCGGCGATCCCGCTGGACATCACCGCAACCGGCGCAATCGGCGGCTTCAGCATCCCGTCCATATCCATTTCGCCGATCACGGTCGGCATCAACCCGGTATTCGAAATCGGCCCCATCACCATTCAGGACATCGTTTTCCCGGGTCTGGGCCTCGACCCCGCCAGCAGCATCACCGTCGGCCCGATGTTCAGCTCCGGATCCATCATCGACCAGTTCCCGATCAAGCTGCTGAATTTCATCGACGTCAACGTCGGTCCCATCCAGACGACGGGCAGCGAGATGCAGCCGTTCACGCTGTCCCTCAGTTCGCTCGGCATAACCACCCTGCTACCGGAATTCGTCATCCCGGGAATCACGATTCCCGTGGACCCGATCCGCATCGAGCTGCCGCTGTCCGTCACCATCGGACCCTTCGTCAGCCCAGAAATTCCGATACCCGTGTTCCCGCTGGGCCTCGCGTTGTCCAACGGCACCCCGCCTTTCAACTTCCCTCCGCCGATCACTATCGACCGCATCCCGGTGCTCCTCGACGTCGACGCCTTCGTCGGGCCGGTCAAGGGCGGCTTCTTCATCCCGCTGGTCCCGGGCTTTGGAAACCACACCACCTTCCCGTCGTCGGGCTTCTTCAACTTCGGCTACGGTGGCGGGCTGTCGGGCATCTCGAACTACGGAACGGGCGTCTCGGGCATCCTGAACCAGGCCGCGGCCCCGTTGCTGGGTACCGTCTCCGGCATCTTCAACTACGGCACGCAGGTGTCCGGCCTGCTCGAGCAGGGTGCCGGCCTCTCCGGGCTGTACAACGGCAGCGACCTCGACCTGGACCTCATCACGTCGGCCTTCACGTCCGGTGTGATGAACTTCGGCCGGCAGCTCGCCGGCCTCTTGTTCCAGGGCACCGGGCCGTAGCCCGCCGGCCGGGCCATGAGCCGCGGCCGACCCAGAGAGGGGGAGTTGAGCTGAGCTCGTTGCACTGGGTCGACCGCGAATTCACCGGGCAGGATTTCCGGGACCTCCAGGACGGGGACCTCAGCCGGCTGCGCACCGAACGTGCGGTGTTCGACGAATGCGATTTCAGCGGTGTCAACCTGGCCGAATCCGAACATCGCGGATCGGCGTTCCGCAACTGCACGTTCCGCCGAACAACGCTGTGGCACAGCACGTTTGCACAGTGCAGCATGCTGGGCTCGGTGTTCGTGCAGTGCCGGCTGCGGCCGGTGAGCTTCGAAGAAGTCGATTTCACCCTGGCGGTTCTCGGCGGCAATGACCTGCGCGGCGTCGACCTGACCGGGTGCCGGCTGCGGGAGGCCAGCTTGGTGGAGACCGACTTGCGCAAGGCCGTGCTGCGCGGCGCCGACCTCAGTGGCGCACGAACTACCGGCACCCGACTGGACGACGCCGACCTGCGCGGCGCCAAGGCCGACCCGTCGTTGTGGACCAGCGCCAAGCTGGCCGGAGCGCGCATCGACGTCCCGCAGGCACTCGCCTTCGCGCTGGCGCACGGGCTTCGGTTGGACGCGCAGTAGTGGTGGTGGGTATGCGGGGAACGGCGGCCGTGGTGTCTGGATCGTGCGGTCGCGGCCGAGGCCGAAATCGCGGTCGGGGCGGGTGCTTGCGCGGTCGGTCGGGGGATTGTGGCGGCGGATCGTCCGACGGCGGAGTCACCGGAGTCGGGTCCGTCGGCGGCAACAGGCCAACGATGCCCCGGTGGTGACCGACCTCGAAGGCGACCCGTGGTCCGTCGGGCCGGCCCAGGTTGACCGTCAGGCCGTCGCTGATGTCGACCGACCCCACTTGACTGCCGTCGACGAAAACTCCACTGGAAGAAGCGTTGTCGATCGCGACCCAGCGATCCTGCTCGAAGCGCAGCAACAGGTGAGCGCGGGCGATGCGCGGGTGTGCGACGCGCACATCGGCGTGTACGTCACTGCCGACGACGACGTCGCTGCCCGCCGCGAAGGTTCGCTGAACCTGACCGGAGCGAACCGTCAGCACCGGATGGTGGCCCTGACTCATTACTCAAGTCTGCCCGGGCCCGGCGGGCAAGAAGGCGCAAAGACGCCGATCTGGCGCCTGTGCGTACACCAGGTCAGCGACGCTTCAGCCGGATCTTCCACCAGACGATGGTGCTGTACACGATGCACAACACCGCGAGCATCGCCATGTCGAACAGCCACGCGCTGGGCTTGTGGTCCCAGTGCTGGTCCTTGGGGCTGGTCGGGCCCGGCGTCAGGCGGTGGACGTCGATGGTG
Protein-coding regions in this window:
- a CDS encoding PPE family protein — protein: MTFPLLPPEINSALMHSGAGPGPLFAAAAAWEELAAELSSAAESFGSVTSGLAGGAWQGASAVAMASAAAPYAGWLNATAAAAAAAAGQARVVAGVFEAALAATVDPLLITANRSQLVSLVLSNLFGQNTPAIAAAEFDYELMWAQDVAAMLGYHAGASAAVEALPLFAQPFAQPFAIAGAAASDPLKTLVVNLGLANVGTFNGGLGNIGSYNVGNGNVGGFNLGGGNVGNNNVGWGNVGLRNIGFGNSGLVANVGGLGNFGFGNTGDANYGFGNLGIGNIGFGNTGNGNIGIGLTGNNLTGIGGLNSGSGNIGLFNSGTNNVGFFNSGTGNFGLFNSGSYNSGIGNSGIGSTGLFNAGGFSAGFANAGNYNTGSFNAGAFNTGSFNPGSINTGWLNTGDTNTGLANSGNVNTGAFLSGDYSNGFLLRGEYQGLLGPISGGIGLLGDIPISVDINGGVGAITIEPIHLLPEIPINIDHTFYLGPLVVPPIHIPAISLGGVIPNLSIGPIKIDAIPLLPAQHAEFLLNAAWPQSTITIPAISQVSLSPNPVPTTIIGPITINMGFSVPFTFSFSTPEITLLPNGLSIPDAPLTLSLGAAVGTDAFTVPGFSIPEQALPITFNLIGRIDSLSTPPITISNIPLSLHATGSGGPISMPGFTTPLVPGYGNTTTTPSSGFFNSGAGGSSGFFNSGAHLSGWFNQAPQTAQTLLGTASGFFNSGSLVSGILAGANLGLGGLGDGNLGSGNIGLGNVGVGNIGFGNSGLSVDIPGLGNVGFGNAGDANYGFGNFGVGNIGFGNTGNGNIGIGLTGNNLTGFGDFNSGSGNIGLFNSGTNNVGFFNSGTGNSGLFNSGSNNTGIANSGIGNIGVLATGTSVGPLLPLPTIDFPQYIPLGGLSEIPINLHVIGTLGPIHLEPIPIPEFNVEITGAFIGVREFTLPQITVPAVPVHVTGFVDLEGFSVSATPLMSALSVSADFYANPFALPSPFLTLANYGPPLGPPGARFPHGPFYLSISDLKVNGPVIGSGTNPGIAGPINIGFDLTTTPLTLFPNGFSIGDQRPVTVNLTGGLDSFTLFPGGLQFPENPIVSLTDFTAGTRAFTLFPQGFTIDPIPVDLQVSMGIGPIPLQWGYFPPTPANGPIPAVPGGFGITSGLFPFHLAMTGGIGPVSFPTTTVLDALTPLLTVTGNLEVGPFTIPEVPIPAINFGLNGVVDVGLTAPETILLSGLGITGSFDIPSIQIQAISTQPFKMYMGISDTLLLFDFRDGVAMQPVVIPLSGDTFSMPPLSIELPVIKESIPLNLSFGSPASIVEKTVLHMSELLNFSVDIKEPVIIPATTLLFENSPIIPLNFDLTTAVGPLNIGIISLPGSDSEGSTGGPAFDPFGALSALLLGGLSAPGVGLGILSLFDGSIGDALISGLSSAVGIVGPNLGLSDLGGGNVGFGNIGDFNLGAANVGNFNFGGGNIGDNNFGFGNLGLGNIGIANSGSGAGAFGVNNFGFANIGSDNYGLANIGVGNIGFANTGSGNVGIGLNGDNLTGFGAFNTGSGNIGLFNSGTNNVGFFNSGTGNFGLFNSGSYNTGIGNSGIASTGLFNAGGFNTGLANPGSYNTGSFNAGNANTGGFNPGNTNTGWLNTGDTNTGLANSGNVNTGLLISGNYSNGAFWTGDYQGLAGFYYDIGNLAPETYLVYIRETLNLGPIHIDPIPVDIPPFLDIDETFYFGPFTLDPITIGPISLDIHETFELGPLVILPPMNIPATLIHEVSTSPGGPSAIPPLTVSTVQNVWLSTVDFANGNTVLGPYQGGLFPFTIRFGDSGPSFSALNLSIPPIAIPGLTIPSLPLRLDVTGGIPAITLFPDGLTFPQIPVHVDAFAGIAPFTIFPDGYTIDPLPLELNIDLLLGPMALSPIHIPPVPGFGNTTATPSSGFFNSGAGGVSGIGNFGSNLSGGWNQASQIAQGTVSGLFNAGTFGSGLLNWGSGVSGLFNTSGLDVATSAVLSGFGNVGAQLSGVLSGDSALNPVSLVSAGLANVGASNVGFGNVGGFNLGAANVGDFNVGGSNIGDNNFGFGNLGLGNVGIANSGSGAGPFGINNFGFANIGAGNFGLANIGVGNIGFANTGSGNVGIGLTGDNLTGFGAFNSGSGNIGLFNSGTNNVGFFNSGTGNFGLFNSGSYNTGIGNSGIVSTGLFNAGGFNTGLANAGSYNTGGFNAGNANTGGFNPGNINTGWLNTGHTNTGLANSGNVNTGALISGNYSNGLLWRGEYEGLGGFVLDPVVLPQTDFLHLYFSGGLGDVVIPAIDVPAIRAVFNADVAVGSFTIPEIPIPRVDLDAITVSAGLGPISLPHLAIPKIPVTLNYSFGSQPGGPLSVGPLSGGFEVLPGQLFTLTLGPVVIGSSSSQGSIAAFLANLPLSTPVVNIDRIPLLASITGHSEPITVFPGGLTIPAMNPLNIDVSGGTGAFTIPEIKVAGIPWYLEAHSTIGPARIVFANIPALPGILNTTGTPSSGFFNGGPGGVSGISNVGTNVSGLLNQVPAGLQGMASGFFNASSLGSGLFNIGSGLSGLFNTSALDAGTSAVMSGVGNFGAQLSGVLSGASLGLGDVGGANAGLGNVGGFNLGVGNIGDFNLGASNIGDNNFGFGNLGWGNIGIANSGSLPGPSGMPNIGLANVGQSNFGIANIGIGNIGFANTGNGNIGIGLHGDNLTGIGALNSGSGNIGLFNSGTGNIGFFNSGTGNFGLFNSGSYNTGIGNSGIASTGVFNSGGFNTGLANAGNYNTGGFNAGDSNTGDFNTGIANTGWLNAGHTNTGLANSGNVNTGILNRGNYSNGFFWWGDYQGVLGFSYNETIIPKFNVANVHATGWAGPIQIPSIHIPAIPLDITATGAIGGFSIPSISISPITVGINPVFEIGPITIQDIVFPGLGLDPASSITVGPMFSSGSIIDQFPIKLLNFIDVNVGPIQTTGSEMQPFTLSLSSLGITTLLPEFVIPGITIPVDPIRIELPLSVTIGPFVSPEIPIPVFPLGLALSNGTPPFNFPPPITIDRIPVLLDVDAFVGPVKGGFFIPLVPGFGNHTTFPSSGFFNFGYGGGLSGISNYGTGVSGILNQAAAPLLGTVSGIFNYGTQVSGLLEQGAGLSGLYNGSDLDLDLITSAFTSGVMNFGRQLAGLLFQGTGP
- a CDS encoding pentapeptide repeat-containing protein, which produces MHWVDREFTGQDFRDLQDGDLSRLRTERAVFDECDFSGVNLAESEHRGSAFRNCTFRRTTLWHSTFAQCSMLGSVFVQCRLRPVSFEEVDFTLAVLGGNDLRGVDLTGCRLREASLVETDLRKAVLRGADLSGARTTGTRLDDADLRGAKADPSLWTSAKLAGARIDVPQALAFALAHGLRLDAQ